The Gillisia sp. Hel_I_86 genome has a segment encoding these proteins:
- a CDS encoding lactonase family protein has translation MKRNFLNSLCILFCVCSCKNESKDKQKAEVAISTASTLNPIYIGTYTKKEGHVNGQAEGIYSVYQNPKTGALEMGKTVARVVNPSFVKTSGDNKYLYAVSELGPDDGTAGLVYSYKINKDHSLEETGSISTESFAPCYIAEDQTGRFVFVANYVGGVVVMYKKNADGSLKKLQKIILENPKKSNPHSVNISSNNKFAYITDLGNDRIWIFDLDPDSSSLKPNETSFIQLAEGSGPRHFAFSNTNDHAYTINELNGSISTFKIGKNGKLTHLEDISSLPEDFAGENSAADIHVHPSGKFLYVSNRGHNSIGTFQIDQKIGSLENIGFTDTQGATPRNFAISPDGAFLYVANQDSNNLVSFKIDSETGKLTQTGKSLAIKTPVCIEFLN, from the coding sequence ATGAAAAGAAATTTTTTAAACAGTTTATGTATTCTATTTTGTGTGTGCTCCTGTAAGAATGAATCAAAAGACAAGCAAAAAGCTGAAGTTGCTATTTCTACCGCCTCCACATTGAATCCAATTTATATAGGCACATATACTAAAAAAGAAGGCCACGTAAATGGTCAGGCAGAGGGTATTTATTCTGTTTATCAAAATCCAAAAACTGGCGCTTTGGAGATGGGTAAAACCGTGGCCAGGGTGGTTAATCCTTCCTTTGTAAAAACCTCTGGTGACAACAAATATCTTTATGCGGTAAGTGAGCTTGGCCCGGACGATGGAACGGCGGGGTTAGTCTATTCTTATAAAATTAATAAAGATCACAGCCTGGAGGAAACAGGAAGTATTTCTACAGAAAGTTTTGCACCTTGTTATATTGCTGAAGATCAAACTGGCCGCTTTGTATTTGTTGCCAATTATGTAGGGGGCGTAGTGGTGATGTACAAAAAAAATGCTGATGGAAGTCTAAAAAAGCTGCAGAAGATCATTCTTGAAAATCCTAAAAAATCCAATCCACATTCGGTGAATATATCATCAAACAATAAATTTGCTTATATCACAGATCTTGGTAATGATCGTATTTGGATCTTTGATTTGGATCCCGATTCAAGCTCATTAAAACCAAACGAAACCTCTTTTATTCAACTTGCTGAAGGATCTGGACCAAGACACTTCGCATTTTCCAATACGAATGATCACGCCTACACCATCAATGAGCTAAACGGAAGTATAAGTACATTTAAAATAGGGAAAAACGGAAAGCTAACCCATCTGGAAGATATTTCTTCCTTACCCGAAGACTTTGCAGGAGAAAATTCAGCAGCAGATATACATGTACATCCCTCGGGTAAATTTCTATATGTATCTAACAGGGGGCATAATAGTATTGGAACTTTTCAAATAGACCAAAAAATTGGTAGCTTGGAGAATATTGGATTTACCGATACCCAAGGGGCTACTCCAAGAAATTTCGCCATCTCTCCCGATGGAGCTTTTTTATATGTAGCCAATCAGGATTCCAACAATTTAGTAAGTTTCAAAATTGATTCCGAAACTGGTAAA
- the corA gene encoding magnesium/cobalt transporter CorA, whose translation MAKRHRHLQRRPKSTNALNKAPGTVAYVGRKESAEIKLEVTDYNKVNYERFIFDNVAPAFKFENKENITWIDVDGLSNTAEIEKLGKYYKLHPLIIEDIVNTNQRPKIDEYQDYLFLVAKMLYHKENGILEHEHISIVIGQDYVLTFQEADGDVFNGVRERLKNPKGRLRNNGPDYLVFALLDAIIDNYFIVIEEISDRIEALEEQLFTTQPSDDITFEIQELKRTVLRIRRAVFPLREVISRLEKMDTTLIQDKTLNYIRDLYDHIIQVSENIEIYREMTWGLMDMYMTTLSNKMNEVMKVLTIMASIFIPLTFMAGIYGMNFEYMPELRWKYSYFVLWGLMILVFLGMILYFKRKKWL comes from the coding sequence ATGGCTAAACGACACAGGCACCTACAGCGCAGACCAAAATCCACCAATGCCCTTAATAAAGCCCCGGGAACCGTTGCTTATGTAGGAAGAAAGGAGTCTGCAGAAATTAAATTGGAGGTTACAGATTATAATAAAGTAAACTACGAGCGGTTTATTTTCGATAATGTAGCGCCTGCTTTTAAATTTGAAAATAAGGAGAATATCACGTGGATAGATGTAGATGGTCTAAGTAATACTGCCGAAATTGAAAAGCTGGGGAAGTATTATAAACTACATCCATTGATTATTGAAGATATCGTTAACACCAACCAGCGGCCAAAAATAGATGAGTATCAGGATTACTTGTTTTTAGTTGCAAAAATGCTGTACCATAAGGAAAATGGCATTTTGGAGCATGAGCATATCAGTATTGTAATTGGACAAGATTATGTGCTTACATTTCAAGAAGCAGATGGGGATGTATTTAATGGAGTTCGGGAACGGCTTAAAAACCCGAAAGGGCGTTTAAGAAATAATGGGCCAGATTATCTGGTGTTTGCACTTTTAGATGCGATCATAGATAACTATTTTATTGTTATAGAAGAAATAAGTGATAGAATAGAGGCCTTGGAGGAGCAATTGTTCACCACCCAACCAAGTGATGACATTACCTTTGAAATTCAGGAATTAAAAAGAACCGTTCTTCGTATTCGTAGGGCAGTATTTCCATTAAGGGAAGTAATAAGTAGGCTGGAGAAAATGGATACCACGCTTATTCAGGATAAAACGCTGAATTATATTCGGGATCTATACGATCATATTATTCAGGTTTCAGAGAACATTGAGATCTATAGGGAAATGACCTGGGGTTTGATGGACATGTATATGACGACCCTTAGCAATAAAATGAACGAAGTGATGAAAGTATTGACAATTATGGCTTCTATCTTTATTCCCTTGACTTTTATGGCTGGTATCTACGGAATGAATTTCGAGTATATGCCGGAGTTACGATGGAAATACAGCTATTTCGTGCTTTGGGGCCTTATGATCTTGGTTTTTCTGGGGATGATCCTATATTTTAAAAGGAAGAAATGGTTGTAG
- the recQ gene encoding DNA helicase RecQ — protein sequence MEEKQLFGTLKEYFGFDSFRPLQKKIIDAVFQGKDNVVIMPTGGGKSICYQLPGILLPNITLVISPLIALMKDQVDGLKVNGIPAAYLNSSQSETEQEDIIASVEKNELKLLYVAPESLQFVDRFLTDGKVSLIAIDEAHCISSWGHDFRPAYTQLGYLKKRFPSTPVIALTATADKATRKDICQQLNIPNAKIHVASFDRKNLSLEVRPGTKRLEQILHFTEGRKNESGIIYCLSRKNTRDVAAKLKANGIKAEAYHAGLNHLERSRIQEDFINDIQQVICATIAFGMGIDKSNIRWVIHYNMPKNLEGYYQEIGRAGRDGLPSETMLFHSYADVIQLQKFAANAKNEAVQMAKLDRMKQYSEALTCRRKILLSYFGELKKEDCGNCDICRNPPQFMDGTLIAQKALSCIYRLKGKEPITVLIDVLRGAQNEAVLGKGYQELTTYGIGKDISWRDWQLYIIQLINLGYVEIAFHLHNHLQLTPMAKDILFKGAKLELAKNLDQKEIQEERAKAIKTKDESLFEKLRQLRLGIAKEEGIPAYLIFNDATLKEMEKERPMTDEDFIQINGVGRKKMEDYGYQFIKEIIAFTKEKQFKKRPKSKSGNTHQETLQLYNNGLSVEEIAASRKLAPSTINSHLVKLFEEGENIDLGQLISKADVEAVRKAKIEIEEPKGLKTYYEYFDEALDYWTIKFALSILEKEEE from the coding sequence ATGGAAGAAAAGCAACTTTTTGGTACATTAAAAGAATATTTTGGGTTCGACAGCTTTCGTCCCCTTCAAAAAAAAATTATAGATGCCGTTTTTCAAGGGAAGGATAATGTGGTGATCATGCCCACAGGGGGCGGGAAATCTATTTGTTATCAGTTGCCGGGCATCCTCTTGCCAAATATCACCCTTGTAATCTCTCCCTTGATCGCTTTAATGAAAGATCAGGTAGATGGTCTTAAAGTGAACGGAATTCCCGCAGCTTACCTAAATAGCAGTCAGTCTGAAACAGAACAGGAGGATATTATTGCCAGCGTTGAAAAAAACGAACTAAAATTATTGTACGTTGCTCCAGAAAGTTTGCAATTTGTAGATCGGTTTCTAACTGATGGAAAGGTGAGTCTGATCGCCATAGATGAAGCACACTGCATCTCTAGTTGGGGGCACGACTTTAGGCCTGCTTATACCCAACTTGGATATTTAAAAAAGCGCTTCCCCTCTACTCCTGTTATTGCCTTGACCGCCACCGCAGATAAAGCAACAAGAAAGGATATTTGCCAACAGTTGAATATCCCAAATGCAAAAATACATGTAGCCTCTTTTGATAGAAAAAATCTTTCGCTGGAAGTGCGCCCAGGAACGAAACGGCTGGAACAGATCCTTCATTTTACCGAAGGGCGAAAAAATGAAAGTGGGATAATTTATTGTTTGAGTCGAAAAAATACCAGAGACGTTGCCGCTAAATTAAAAGCGAATGGCATAAAAGCCGAAGCCTATCATGCAGGTCTAAACCATTTAGAACGAAGTAGGATTCAGGAGGATTTTATTAATGACATCCAACAAGTTATTTGCGCCACCATTGCCTTTGGGATGGGGATCGATAAATCGAATATCCGCTGGGTGATCCATTATAATATGCCTAAAAACCTAGAGGGCTATTATCAGGAAATCGGTCGTGCTGGGCGGGACGGACTGCCGTCTGAAACCATGCTTTTTCATAGCTATGCAGATGTGATCCAGCTTCAAAAATTTGCAGCAAACGCCAAAAATGAAGCTGTACAAATGGCCAAGTTGGACAGAATGAAGCAATATTCTGAAGCGCTCACCTGTAGAAGAAAAATTTTGCTGAGCTATTTTGGGGAACTAAAAAAGGAAGATTGTGGCAATTGTGATATTTGTAGGAACCCTCCACAATTCATGGATGGGACGCTCATAGCGCAAAAGGCCCTTTCCTGCATTTACCGCCTAAAAGGAAAGGAACCTATAACTGTTTTAATAGATGTGCTTAGAGGCGCGCAAAATGAGGCAGTATTAGGAAAAGGATACCAAGAGTTAACAACCTACGGAATTGGTAAGGATATTTCCTGGAGGGATTGGCAACTTTATATCATTCAGCTTATCAACCTTGGGTACGTGGAGATTGCTTTTCATCTTCATAATCATCTTCAGTTAACCCCGATGGCCAAAGATATTTTGTTCAAGGGCGCAAAATTGGAGTTGGCAAAAAACCTGGATCAAAAAGAAATTCAGGAAGAAAGAGCCAAAGCAATAAAAACCAAGGATGAGAGCCTTTTTGAAAAGCTTCGTCAATTACGATTAGGTATCGCTAAAGAAGAAGGAATTCCAGCCTATCTTATTTTTAATGATGCCACCTTAAAGGAAATGGAAAAAGAACGCCCAATGACCGATGAGGATTTTATCCAGATAAATGGAGTTGGGAGAAAGAAAATGGAGGATTATGGGTATCAATTCATTAAAGAAATCATCGCCTTTACCAAGGAGAAACAATTTAAGAAAAGGCCTAAATCCAAATCTGGCAATACACATCAAGAAACACTGCAACTTTACAATAATGGACTTAGTGTGGAAGAGATTGCGGCTTCCAGAAAATTGGCGCCTTCCACCATTAACTCTCATCTGGTAAAACTTTTTGAGGAAGGAGAAAATATAGACCTTGGACAATTAATCTCCAAAGCCGATGTGGAGGCAGTAAGAAAAGCCAAAATTGAAATTGAAGAACCCAAAGGTTTAAAAACCTATTATGAATATTTCGATGAAGCATTGGACTATTGGACAATTAAATTTGCCCTCTCTATACTGGAAAAAGAAGAGGAGTAA
- a CDS encoding tRNA pseudouridine synthase A, producing MQPKRFYYLIKVQYLGFRLHGWQRQPGFKTVEGLIKKTFKFILLDRRFKVLGSSRTDALVSANESAFELFLEEEPLDDYSEFLKLFNKNLPPDIKALEIQEVDGKFNIIQDSKQKEYHYLFSFGEKNHPFCAPLMTNLQESLDIGLMQEGAKLFEGLHHFQNFCVRSSGKSLYEREVQFSEIHENTLYTANFFPKKSYVLIVKGSGFLRYQIRLMMGTLVQLGKGALSLEDIKESLKADVDNQMTYIAPASGLILHKIEFLGSSLEKR from the coding sequence TTGCAGCCAAAACGATTTTATTACCTTATAAAAGTTCAGTACCTGGGATTTCGGTTGCATGGTTGGCAACGGCAGCCAGGCTTTAAAACTGTAGAAGGTTTAATTAAGAAAACTTTTAAATTTATCCTCCTGGATCGTAGGTTTAAAGTTCTAGGTTCTAGCCGAACAGATGCATTGGTATCGGCCAATGAGTCGGCTTTTGAGTTGTTCTTGGAAGAGGAACCTCTTGATGACTATTCTGAATTTCTAAAATTGTTCAACAAGAATTTACCTCCAGATATTAAAGCTTTGGAAATTCAAGAGGTCGATGGGAAATTCAATATTATTCAAGATTCCAAACAAAAGGAATATCATTATTTATTTTCCTTTGGGGAAAAAAACCATCCTTTTTGTGCGCCGCTCATGACCAATTTACAAGAGAGCTTGGACATAGGATTAATGCAAGAAGGGGCAAAGCTATTTGAAGGCTTGCATCACTTTCAAAATTTCTGTGTTCGCTCCTCCGGGAAAAGTTTATATGAGCGGGAAGTGCAATTTTCAGAAATACACGAAAATACTTTGTACACCGCCAATTTTTTTCCGAAGAAAAGCTACGTCCTTATAGTTAAGGGAAGCGGATTTTTAAGGTACCAGATCAGGCTGATGATGGGAACGCTTGTTCAACTTGGAAAAGGAGCGTTGAGCTTAGAGGATATCAAGGAGAGTTTGAAAGCAGATGTGGATAATCAAATGACCTATATTGCACCTGCATCTGGCTTAATCCTTCACAAAATTGAATTTTTAGGCTCTAGTTTAGAGAAACGTTGA
- a CDS encoding ABC transporter substrate-binding protein → MIFKKAPVLLLLSFIAIFTSCNKTEINEINIGYIGPLSARATDLGIAPSKAMKLAVEKYNTSKTASQPKINLFLEDDKWEKTMALPAYEKLRKEHNIDIVFISNTDGTTEIQEKIMEDGVIAINPLNNDKLLSSLNKNTFKIAKSTEETHKTLGVRIIELGLKKVLILHFPNEFMTIGGNAMKDILTTNSVENKLIKVDKNQTDFTEILKNAKVDGTQAYVFLGYRDFGFAMKQARNLGIEAPFFGSTTLLDPVFFSNSEGAIIGTECTFFTPLDGNYILANEFLKNYKNKFGEEPFSIWAPMQAYDAMNIVINEVKTINDDKIENESLEDWLRNRLFKVRYYQGVCGNISITEDGSSRGIYFSLYKVESDGKLKKIKR, encoded by the coding sequence ATGATTTTTAAGAAAGCACCGGTTTTATTACTATTGAGTTTTATAGCGATTTTTACTAGTTGCAATAAAACTGAAATAAATGAAATTAATATTGGCTATATAGGACCTTTGTCTGCACGTGCCACAGATTTGGGGATCGCCCCATCAAAGGCAATGAAACTTGCTGTAGAAAAATACAATACCTCAAAAACAGCATCCCAGCCCAAAATCAACTTGTTTCTTGAAGATGATAAATGGGAGAAAACAATGGCTTTACCTGCTTATGAGAAACTTCGGAAAGAACATAATATAGATATCGTATTTATTAGTAATACCGATGGCACCACTGAAATTCAAGAGAAAATAATGGAAGATGGCGTTATCGCTATAAATCCTTTAAACAACGACAAATTACTGTCCTCTTTAAATAAAAACACTTTTAAAATTGCCAAATCTACCGAGGAGACACATAAGACCCTGGGAGTTAGAATTATAGAGCTTGGTTTAAAGAAAGTCTTAATCCTTCATTTTCCAAATGAATTTATGACAATTGGAGGAAATGCCATGAAAGATATCTTAACAACAAACAGTGTTGAAAATAAACTAATTAAAGTAGATAAAAACCAGACCGACTTTACCGAAATTCTTAAGAACGCAAAAGTGGATGGAACACAGGCTTATGTCTTTTTAGGGTATAGGGATTTTGGTTTTGCTATGAAACAAGCAAGGAATCTTGGGATTGAAGCACCTTTTTTTGGTTCTACAACTTTATTAGATCCAGTTTTTTTCTCAAACTCCGAAGGGGCGATAATTGGTACCGAATGTACATTTTTCACTCCTCTGGACGGAAATTATATTTTAGCTAATGAGTTTTTAAAGAACTATAAAAACAAATTTGGGGAAGAACCATTTTCCATTTGGGCTCCCATGCAGGCTTATGATGCAATGAATATTGTAATAAATGAAGTAAAAACGATTAATGACGATAAAATAGAAAATGAATCTCTGGAAGATTGGTTAAGAAATCGTTTATTTAAGGTTAGATATTATCAAGGAGTTTGCGGGAATATTTCTATTACAGAAGATGGTTCCTCAAGAGGGATTTATTTTTCATTATATAAAGTAGAATCTGATGGTAAGCTTAAGAAGATAAAACGCTAA
- a CDS encoding sensor histidine kinase codes for MKIRTKLILSFGVIIGILCIEIALNQTISNNAAETYQKLKTQVLPALRILDKFESINNEVFLLISNKVHHSNFPSKSQNRLSGILEVELPYLKTELLLLSENLEENNEVALKAPVIIELTNELIDLSNKINNLLVLKSDYTNSNKMQAAVSLVEEDISKIHAQLDTSLLLLKIDFGNLLEGYQNKFVQSLKSLSNIILITGLLGILFGIAVAIVVIRSIAKPIKTLNKAALKVSRGDYDADIFLKGKDELASLGDSFNIMTSSLRSNFRLIESNNEEIKQQEEKIRKVIEASPAAIILMDPQKKISLINAQTEHLFGYSRDELIGHSAEELIPSRFLKQKSIIDTVFSSKNKIEALGINQDFYGITKLKEEVPIEISLSFIEIQHQDMILASIVDITERKQQETEIKKYVDQLKSKNKELEQFSYITSHDLQEPLRTVLSFIDLIQEDYSGKLDNDMNIYLKFIADASTRMSKLIKSLLDYSRIGHKGIVGTVNCNILLDNVSADLKYKIEKAQAEIYYKDLPTIKGFDLELRLLFQNLITNAIKFQKKAEVPKIHISSEDKRTHWQFNIADNGIGIREEFQNKIFVIFQRLHNREEYDGTGIGLSHCQKIVELHGGEIWVNSEAEVGSTFHFTIPKTIK; via the coding sequence ATGAAAATACGCACTAAATTAATCCTGAGCTTTGGCGTCATAATTGGTATCCTGTGCATAGAAATCGCGCTAAATCAAACTATTAGCAATAATGCTGCGGAGACCTATCAAAAACTAAAAACGCAGGTACTTCCTGCACTTCGCATTTTAGATAAATTTGAATCTATAAACAATGAAGTTTTTTTACTCATTTCCAATAAAGTCCATCACAGTAATTTTCCTTCAAAAAGTCAGAATAGGTTAAGTGGGATTTTAGAGGTGGAACTCCCTTATTTAAAAACTGAACTTTTACTATTATCTGAAAATTTAGAAGAGAACAACGAGGTCGCTTTAAAAGCACCTGTGATTATAGAATTAACCAATGAGTTAATCGACTTAAGCAATAAGATTAATAATCTACTAGTACTAAAGAGTGATTATACTAATAGCAATAAAATGCAAGCTGCGGTTTCTTTGGTAGAAGAAGATATTTCTAAAATACATGCCCAGTTGGATACAAGTCTATTACTTCTTAAAATTGATTTTGGAAATTTATTGGAAGGTTATCAAAATAAATTTGTTCAAAGTCTAAAATCCTTGTCTAATATTATTCTTATAACAGGACTTCTGGGAATTCTGTTTGGGATAGCAGTTGCCATAGTTGTTATAAGGTCTATTGCAAAACCTATTAAAACCTTAAATAAAGCAGCTTTAAAGGTAAGTAGAGGCGATTATGATGCCGATATCTTCCTGAAAGGAAAAGACGAGCTAGCATCTTTAGGAGATTCCTTTAACATTATGACTTCTTCCTTGAGGAGTAATTTTAGGTTAATTGAAAGCAATAATGAGGAGATAAAACAACAGGAAGAAAAAATTAGAAAAGTTATCGAGGCTTCTCCGGCAGCTATAATCTTAATGGATCCTCAAAAGAAAATTTCTTTAATAAATGCTCAAACAGAACATCTCTTTGGATATTCCAGGGATGAGTTAATTGGGCATTCTGCCGAGGAATTGATTCCGTCCAGATTCCTGAAACAAAAATCCATAATAGACACTGTTTTTTCATCCAAAAACAAAATAGAGGCCCTGGGCATTAACCAAGATTTTTATGGAATAACAAAACTCAAGGAAGAAGTACCAATAGAAATTAGTCTAAGTTTTATAGAAATTCAACATCAAGACATGATCTTAGCTTCCATCGTGGATATTACTGAAAGAAAGCAACAGGAAACAGAGATTAAAAAATATGTAGATCAGCTTAAATCCAAAAATAAAGAACTGGAACAATTTTCATATATAACCTCTCATGATCTACAGGAACCATTGAGAACTGTTTTAAGTTTTATAGATCTTATTCAGGAAGATTATAGTGGTAAATTGGATAACGACATGAATATATATTTAAAATTCATAGCTGATGCCTCTACCAGGATGAGCAAATTGATTAAAAGCTTGTTGGATTATTCCCGGATTGGACATAAAGGAATAGTAGGAACCGTAAATTGTAATATTTTATTGGATAATGTATCTGCCGATCTTAAATATAAAATTGAAAAGGCACAGGCCGAGATTTACTATAAAGACCTCCCCACAATAAAAGGTTTTGATTTGGAATTAAGACTATTGTTTCAAAATTTAATTACCAATGCCATAAAATTTCAGAAGAAAGCGGAGGTCCCAAAAATCCATATTTCCTCGGAAGACAAAAGAACCCATTGGCAGTTCAATATTGCAGATAATGGCATAGGGATTCGGGAAGAATTTCAAAATAAAATATTTGTGATTTTTCAAAGATTGCATAATAGGGAAGAATATGATGGCACTGGTATTGGGCTTTCCCATTGCCAAAAAATAGTAGAATTGCACGGAGGGGAGATTTGGGTGAATTCTGAAGCTGAAGTTGGGAGCACCTTCCATTTTACAATTCCAAAAACTATAAAATAA
- a CDS encoding response regulator, protein MDNKLNCILLIDDDEAVNFIHNRVIKKSGCANEVAIARNGQEAIDFLITKVDNKYPQPDLIFLDINMPVMNGWEFLEAYEKLEKEQKGKELIVMLTTSLNPDDKEKAKKIAHINDFHPKPLSVEHLNKILETVL, encoded by the coding sequence ATGGACAATAAATTGAATTGTATTTTATTAATAGACGATGATGAGGCAGTAAATTTTATTCATAATAGGGTCATTAAAAAATCTGGATGTGCGAATGAAGTTGCCATTGCCCGGAATGGTCAAGAAGCTATAGATTTTTTAATCACCAAAGTAGATAATAAATATCCTCAACCAGATCTTATATTTTTGGATATCAATATGCCAGTGATGAACGGATGGGAATTTTTGGAAGCTTATGAAAAACTGGAAAAAGAACAAAAAGGAAAAGAATTAATTGTCATGCTTACCACCTCCCTAAATCCAGATGACAAGGAAAAGGCTAAAAAAATTGCACATATTAACGATTTTCATCCCAAACCATTAAGTGTGGAGCATTTAAATAAAATATTGGAGACTGTATTGTAG
- a CDS encoding DEAD/DEAH box helicase has protein sequence MAVETFGLEEKKNDKILYDYQQVDIDKIFNVIGAHPNHYNLLYQLPTGGGKTVIFSSIVREYIQRTNKKVLILTHRIELCKQTSKMLSEFGVLNKIINSKVKELPDQEDYMCFVAMVETLNNRLHDEKLEIQDIGLVIIDEAHYNSFRKLFKFFEKCFILGVTATPLSSNIKLPMKDNYRELIVGDSIGSLIGKGFLAKAKVFSYDVGLQSLKVGINGDYTVKSSEELYSNMSMQEKLLNAYLDKSRNKKTLIFNNGINTSKEVYETFRNAGFPIRHLDNTTSKQDRKDILKWFKHTPEAIVTSVSILTTGFDEPSVETIILNRATKSLTLYFQMIGRGSRILKNKSEFNVIDLGNNVVRFGHWSAPVDWKQLFRSPDFYFENLLSDEEIEREFKYIMPPELREQFQQSEIVDFDIEEAYDVVIRKGLRSKAVLEWSMEQHVKMCVENSEDVFDARILAKELKDDISSRIKQYSYCISKSTKNYRDWLEEDYARKLRQQINAEF, from the coding sequence ATGGCTGTTGAAACATTTGGACTTGAAGAAAAAAAAAATGACAAAATACTTTACGACTACCAACAGGTAGATATAGATAAGATTTTTAATGTAATAGGTGCCCACCCAAATCACTATAATTTATTATACCAGCTTCCTACCGGAGGCGGAAAAACGGTTATATTTTCTTCTATTGTAAGAGAATATATCCAACGTACCAATAAAAAGGTTTTGATATTAACTCATAGAATTGAATTATGTAAGCAGACTTCAAAAATGCTTTCCGAGTTTGGGGTTCTAAACAAGATCATTAACAGTAAAGTAAAGGAACTGCCAGATCAAGAAGACTATATGTGCTTTGTGGCAATGGTGGAGACACTTAATAATAGACTTCATGATGAAAAATTGGAAATTCAGGACATAGGACTGGTAATTATAGATGAAGCACATTATAATTCTTTCAGAAAATTATTTAAGTTTTTCGAAAAGTGTTTTATTCTAGGGGTGACTGCCACGCCATTAAGTTCTAATATTAAACTTCCCATGAAGGATAATTACAGGGAACTTATTGTGGGAGATTCCATTGGGTCATTAATTGGCAAAGGTTTTTTGGCCAAAGCAAAGGTTTTTAGTTACGATGTAGGTTTGCAATCATTAAAAGTGGGGATCAACGGGGATTATACAGTTAAATCTTCTGAAGAGCTATACTCCAATATGAGTATGCAAGAAAAACTGTTGAATGCCTATTTGGATAAATCCAGAAATAAGAAAACCCTTATTTTCAATAATGGAATTAACACCTCTAAAGAAGTCTATGAAACTTTTAGAAATGCAGGTTTCCCTATAAGGCATCTCGATAACACTACCAGTAAACAAGACAGAAAAGATATTTTAAAATGGTTTAAACATACTCCAGAGGCCATTGTTACTTCAGTTAGTATTCTAACAACTGGATTTGATGAACCTTCTGTAGAAACCATTATATTAAACCGGGCTACTAAATCCTTGACCCTTTATTTCCAAATGATAGGCCGGGGTTCCAGGATTTTAAAGAATAAATCTGAATTCAATGTAATAGATCTTGGTAATAACGTAGTGAGATTTGGACATTGGAGTGCGCCGGTAGATTGGAAACAGCTATTTAGATCCCCCGATTTCTATTTCGAGAATTTATTAAGTGACGAAGAAATTGAGCGTGAATTTAAATATATAATGCCTCCCGAGCTTAGGGAGCAGTTCCAGCAGTCTGAAATTGTAGATTTTGACATAGAAGAAGCATATGATGTCGTAATACGAAAAGGGCTTAGGTCCAAGGCTGTACTGGAGTGGTCCATGGAACAACATGTAAAAATGTGTGTAGAGAACAGTGAAGATGTTTTTGATGCGAGAATTCTTGCAAAAGAATTAAAGGACGATATTTCGTCTAGAATAAAACAATATTCCTATTGTATTAGTAAAAGTACAAAAAATTACAGGGATTGGCTGGAAGAAGACTATGCCAGAAAATTGCGTCAACAAATAAATGCTGAATTTTGA
- a CDS encoding Crp/Fnr family transcriptional regulator: MGKEETSLGKYLLQLKDCELTQEMNSKSSESFFSLFHEEIWPKNSCILNQEKLFYHFYIILSGRIKMYQVDAIHGKELTLFLLTKNDVFDLSCLLDGCKHNVYYECLDDAKVLAAPMEDLRNWFKDNPEHYQKILMYAGKQLRVLENFVSDITFSDIFTRLLNLLLKNVNQNSKNLELINDLPNKEIANLIGSTRAVVNRHLQKLKQNGSLKISRKKMEIKNLKILIRLLEDKKHTSYKS; the protein is encoded by the coding sequence ATGGGAAAGGAAGAAACATCGTTGGGAAAATATTTGCTACAGTTAAAAGATTGTGAGTTAACTCAGGAGATGAACTCTAAATCTTCAGAATCTTTTTTCTCCCTTTTTCATGAAGAAATCTGGCCTAAAAATTCCTGTATCCTCAATCAAGAAAAATTATTTTATCATTTTTATATCATACTCTCCGGAAGAATAAAAATGTATCAAGTAGATGCCATTCATGGGAAAGAACTCACTTTGTTTTTATTGACCAAAAACGATGTTTTTGATCTCTCCTGTTTATTGGATGGCTGCAAACATAATGTGTATTACGAATGCTTGGATGATGCTAAAGTATTGGCGGCACCCATGGAAGATTTAAGAAATTGGTTTAAGGACAATCCCGAGCATTATCAAAAAATTCTCATGTATGCAGGAAAACAATTGCGCGTACTGGAAAATTTTGTTTCGGATATTACCTTTTCAGATATTTTCACAAGATTGCTAAACCTCTTGTTAAAAAATGTAAACCAAAATTCAAAAAACCTAGAACTTATAAATGATCTTCCCAATAAAGAAATTGCAAATTTAATAGGGTCTACCAGAGCGGTCGTTAATAGACATCTTCAAAAATTGAAGCAAAACGGATCTCTAAAAATTTCCAGAAAAAAAATGGAAATTAAAAATTTAAAAATTCTAATAAGGTTATTGGAAGATAAAAAACATACGAGCTACAAATCTTAA